A portion of the Pseudomonas sp. PSE14 genome contains these proteins:
- a CDS encoding helix-turn-helix domain-containing protein yields the protein MRRSRFDHMPCPVAQALDLVGDSWNVLILREAFYGSSRFEQFSAHLGIASNVLTRRLRALVDSGLLERSRYNDHPPRYEYLLTDAGRELRPVLLTLLQWGQRHAAGSGAVQLIDTRNGQPVQIALVDAESGEPIGPQHQIRRRDGALLSPTHA from the coding sequence ATGCGCAGAAGCCGCTTCGACCACATGCCCTGCCCCGTCGCCCAGGCGCTGGACCTGGTCGGCGACAGCTGGAACGTGTTGATCCTGCGCGAAGCCTTCTATGGCTCCAGCCGCTTCGAGCAGTTCAGCGCCCACCTGGGCATCGCCAGCAACGTGCTGACCCGCCGGCTGCGCGCCCTGGTCGACAGCGGCCTGCTCGAGCGCAGCCGCTACAACGACCACCCGCCGCGTTACGAGTACCTGCTTACCGACGCCGGCCGCGAGCTGCGCCCGGTGCTGCTGACCCTGCTGCAGTGGGGCCAGCGCCACGCCGCCGGGAGCGGCGCGGTGCAACTGATCGATACGCGCAATGGCCAGCCGGTACAGATCGCCCTGGTCGATGCCGAGAGCGGCGAGCCCATCGGGCCGCAGCACCAGATCCGCCGTCGCGACGGCGCCCTGCTTTCCCCCACCCACGCCTGA
- a CDS encoding HlyD family secretion protein yields MNQPVSIVSAPAADTVKPRSRKALKLAVVGAALLGVAAYAGHWWLDARFLEETDDAYVGGDVTVISPRVAGYITELKVSDNQFVHAGDLLARIDDRDYRAALAKAEGAVHAEQALLVNVDAQAALQDALIRQSQAEIDAASAEETRTRDDQRRYATLVRTNAVSVEAAQRADASWKTARANSDKARATLLAARRQLDVIQSQRQQAQAALEQAVAERDRARLDVGYTELRAPVDGYIGNRRGRVGGYVSAGTQLLAVVPAQGLWVDANFKEDQLAHMKAGQAVTIEADILPGKVFHGHLDSLAPATGAQFSILPPENATGNFTKIVQRVPVRVHLDAADGKLGDLRPGLSVVVEVDTREHRHEVDPRVAQEQRP; encoded by the coding sequence ATGAACCAGCCCGTCTCCATTGTCTCCGCCCCGGCCGCCGACACGGTCAAACCCAGATCGCGCAAGGCGCTCAAGCTGGCCGTCGTTGGCGCGGCGCTGCTCGGCGTCGCCGCCTATGCCGGTCACTGGTGGCTCGACGCCCGCTTCCTGGAGGAAACCGACGATGCCTATGTCGGTGGTGACGTCACCGTCATCAGCCCACGCGTGGCCGGCTACATCACCGAGTTGAAAGTCAGCGACAACCAGTTCGTCCACGCCGGCGACCTGCTGGCGCGCATCGACGACCGCGATTACCGCGCGGCACTGGCCAAGGCCGAAGGCGCGGTGCATGCCGAGCAGGCGCTGCTGGTCAACGTCGATGCCCAGGCGGCGCTGCAGGACGCGCTGATCCGCCAGAGCCAGGCGGAAATCGATGCGGCCAGCGCCGAGGAAACCCGCACCCGCGACGACCAGCGCCGCTACGCCACCCTGGTGCGCACCAACGCCGTTTCGGTGGAGGCCGCGCAACGCGCCGACGCCAGTTGGAAAACCGCCCGTGCCAACAGCGACAAGGCCCGTGCCACCCTGCTCGCCGCGCGCCGCCAGCTGGACGTGATCCAGAGCCAGCGGCAGCAGGCCCAGGCCGCTCTGGAGCAGGCGGTCGCCGAACGCGACCGGGCCCGGCTGGACGTGGGCTACACCGAGCTGCGCGCGCCGGTGGACGGTTACATCGGCAACCGCCGGGGCCGGGTGGGCGGTTATGTTTCCGCCGGCACCCAGTTGCTCGCGGTGGTGCCCGCACAAGGACTGTGGGTGGACGCCAACTTCAAGGAGGACCAGTTGGCGCACATGAAAGCCGGCCAGGCGGTGACCATCGAGGCCGACATCCTGCCGGGCAAGGTCTTCCACGGCCACCTGGACAGCCTGGCGCCGGCCACCGGCGCGCAGTTCAGCATCCTTCCGCCGGAGAACGCCACCGGCAACTTCACCAAGATCGTCCAGCGCGTGCCGGTGCGCGTGCACCTCGACGCGGCGGACGGCAAGCTCGGCGACCTGCGCCCCGGCCTCTCGGTGGTGGTCGAGGTGGACACCCGCGAACACCGCCATGAAGTCGACCCGCGCGTGGCCCAGGAGCAGCGGCCGTGA
- a CDS encoding DHA2 family efflux MFS transporter permease subunit: MCVGMFIALIDIQIVSASLRDIGGGLSAGADDIAWVQTSYLIAEIIVIPLSGWLSKVMSTRWLFAASALGFTLTSLLCAMAWNIQSMIAFRALQGFLGGSMIPMVFTTGFLYFDGKQRVVVAATIGGIASLAPTMGPVVGGWITDISSWPWLFYINLVPGLFVAVVVPIMVRIDKPDWSLVKGADYPAMLLMAVFLGCLEYTMEEGPRWNWFSDDTILATAWISGLTGVAFIARSLTSKNPIVDLRALKERNFALGCLFSFVTGIGIFATIYLTPLFLGRVRGYSALDIGLAVFSTGIFQVMSIPIYAALAKRFDLRWILALGLGMFALSMWEFSPITHDWGAAQLMLPQALRGMAQQFSVAPTVTLALGSLPPARLKLASGLFNLMRNLGGAIGIAACATVLNDRTNLHFLRLAEHLNARNEALGDWLAPHWDAAGEVSQQALRQLWNLTFREAQTMTFSDAFLIIGVCFAVTLLLIPLMHKIAPPSQPSADAH; the protein is encoded by the coding sequence ATGTGCGTGGGCATGTTCATCGCCCTGATCGACATCCAGATCGTCTCCGCCTCGCTGCGCGACATTGGCGGCGGGCTTTCGGCGGGCGCGGACGACATCGCCTGGGTGCAGACCAGCTACCTGATCGCCGAGATCATCGTCATCCCACTGTCCGGCTGGCTGTCCAAGGTGATGTCCACCCGCTGGCTGTTCGCCGCCTCGGCCCTGGGCTTCACCCTCACCAGCCTGCTCTGCGCCATGGCCTGGAACATCCAGAGCATGATCGCCTTCCGCGCGCTGCAAGGGTTTCTCGGCGGTTCGATGATCCCCATGGTGTTCACCACCGGCTTCCTCTACTTCGACGGCAAGCAGCGCGTGGTGGTGGCCGCCACCATCGGTGGAATTGCCTCCCTCGCACCAACCATGGGCCCGGTGGTCGGCGGCTGGATCACCGACATCTCGTCCTGGCCCTGGCTGTTCTACATCAACCTGGTGCCCGGCCTGTTCGTCGCCGTCGTGGTGCCGATCATGGTGCGCATCGACAAGCCCGACTGGTCGCTGGTGAAAGGCGCCGACTACCCGGCCATGCTGCTGATGGCGGTATTCCTCGGCTGCCTGGAATACACCATGGAGGAAGGCCCGCGGTGGAACTGGTTCAGCGATGACACCATCCTCGCCACCGCCTGGATCTCCGGCCTTACCGGCGTGGCCTTCATCGCCCGCAGCCTGACCTCGAAGAACCCCATCGTCGACCTGCGCGCCCTCAAGGAGCGCAACTTCGCCCTGGGCTGCCTGTTCTCCTTCGTCACCGGCATCGGCATCTTCGCCACCATCTACCTGACCCCGCTGTTCCTCGGCCGGGTGCGCGGCTACAGCGCCCTGGACATTGGCCTGGCGGTGTTCTCCACGGGCATTTTCCAGGTCATGAGCATCCCGATCTATGCGGCCCTGGCCAAGCGCTTCGACCTGCGCTGGATACTGGCGCTGGGCCTGGGCATGTTCGCCCTGTCGATGTGGGAGTTCTCCCCGATCACCCATGACTGGGGCGCCGCCCAGTTGATGCTGCCGCAAGCGCTGCGCGGCATGGCGCAGCAGTTCAGCGTGGCCCCCACCGTGACCCTGGCGCTCGGCTCGTTGCCGCCGGCACGGCTGAAACTGGCCTCGGGGTTGTTCAACCTGATGCGCAACCTGGGCGGGGCCATCGGCATCGCCGCCTGCGCCACCGTGCTCAACGACCGCACCAACCTGCACTTCCTGCGCCTGGCCGAACACCTGAACGCGCGCAACGAAGCCCTCGGCGACTGGCTGGCGCCGCACTGGGACGCCGCCGGGGAAGTCAGCCAGCAGGCCCTGCGGCAGCTGTGGAACCTGACCTTCCGCGAAGCGCAGACCATGACCTTCTCCGATGCCTTCCTGATCATCGGCGTGTGCTTTGCCGTCACGCTGCTGCTGATCCCGCTGATGCACAAGATCGCCCCGCCGTCGCAGCCGTCGGCCGACGCCCATTGA